One Halarsenatibacter silvermanii genomic window, GAAATTAATAATGTTCGGGGAGAGGAGATCGAGATCTTCGGCATAGTTTCTCGATGCAGCAAAAATAAATTTCATGTATTTATGCCTGGATCCCATACACATATTGCCAGAATTGAGAACGGAGAGATAAAAGATTTGCTTTCCAGTTTCACCGGCGAGCTGTTTCAGGTTATATCAGAACACACTTTGCTTTCTCCCTCCATAGATTTGAGCTGCGAAAAATATGATGTAGAGATGTTGAAGAAGGGCTTTCAGCATTCTGAGGAGCTGGGGATGAACAGATCTCTTTACCTGATCAATACCATGCAGATGTTTACTGATATAGACAAAAATAAGAAAACTTCTTATCTGGAAGGCATAATACTGGGAGATTTGATAAGGCTTTTCAGACGCCGGTGGCCGGATGCCCAAGACGTCATGGTAGCGGCAAAACCAGCCCTGGGTTTTGCCTACGAAAAGCTGCTGGAGAATTATGATTACAATATTGTTGAGTTTAATTGTGAAAGTGAACTTTCCGTTGAAGGATTTAAGATGATATTAAATTATCTCTGGCAGCGATGAATTTCGGGGTAATATAACAGCATTAAGATCAGGAAGGAGGAGATTTTTTGTTGGTTAAAACTTGCAGCAGCGATGATGACGGGGGAATTACACGGAATGAACTAAAAGAAATTATATCAGAATACATCGAGAAAAAAGTTGCCGGAAAAAATAAAATTCTAATTATTCCTCCTGATGGCACTCGTTTTCACTCCGGTGCAGGTATGATTACGGAAATGATCTACAAAAAATTAAAAGAAAATCAGGAAATAGAAATCGATATAATGCCAGCCCTGGGAACTCACGAGCCGATGGGCAAAAAGGCTTTAAAGAATATGTTTGGTGATATACCGTATGAGAATTTCATCAGACATAGATGGCGCAAGGATACAGTTAAAATCGGTGAAATTTCCAGGGATTACCTGGCAGAGTTATCCGAAGGAAGATTTGCTGATTCCATCGAGGTAAAGATAAATGAAAAAGTAGTGATGGGAGATTATGATCGAATTATTTCTATCGGTCAGGTGCAGCCTCATGTAGTGGTTGGAATGGCAAATTACACAAAAAATATTGTAGTTGGCTGTGGCGGTGAAGAAATAATAAATAAATCTCATTATCTGGGAGCTGTATATGGGCTGGAGAGATTGATCGGCAGAGATCATTCTCCTGTTAGAAAATTATATGATCGCATTCAGAAAAACATGTTCTCCGATCTTCCTCTGGACTATGTTTTAACTGTTAATAGATCTCATATTAATCAGGATAGAGGTCTTTCTGATATACTGGGGATTTTTATTGGCGATGATAGAGAAACTTTTTCCAGGGCGGTTAATTTAAGCCAGCAAAATAATATAAATTATTTTGATAAACCCATTCAAAAATTTGTTGTCTATCTCGATCCTGACGAGTTTTCCAGCACCTGGCTGGGTAATAAAGCTATTTATCGCACCAGGCTGGCTGTGGCGGATGGCGGTGAAATAATTATTGCTGCTCCAGGATTGAAAACAATTGGTGAGGACGAAGAGTTCGATAGAATAATAAGGAAATATGGTTATATAAATAAGAAAAAAGCAATGAAATTGACCG contains:
- a CDS encoding 2-dehydro-3-deoxygalactonokinase; the encoded protein is MINLQDDVNKRDNLYRVYFDVGTSKSRGFLLKGLRVLDQMKKKIGSKDVAIEDDQKLLKREIKKLYRNIKADNSLKDKDIEEIYLSGMVTSKFGFKEVPHIPTPVTIEKLAESIYSYEDEIFGRDINLIRGLKTFSDDREINAENFSEINNVRGEEIEIFGIVSRCSKNKFHVFMPGSHTHIARIENGEIKDLLSSFTGELFQVISEHTLLSPSIDLSCEKYDVEMLKKGFQHSEELGMNRSLYLINTMQMFTDIDKNKKTSYLEGIILGDLIRLFRRRWPDAQDVMVAAKPALGFAYEKLLENYDYNIVEFNCESELSVEGFKMILNYLWQR
- a CDS encoding lactate racemase domain-containing protein, with product MLVKTCSSDDDGGITRNELKEIISEYIEKKVAGKNKILIIPPDGTRFHSGAGMITEMIYKKLKENQEIEIDIMPALGTHEPMGKKALKNMFGDIPYENFIRHRWRKDTVKIGEISRDYLAELSEGRFADSIEVKINEKVVMGDYDRIISIGQVQPHVVVGMANYTKNIVVGCGGEEIINKSHYLGAVYGLERLIGRDHSPVRKLYDRIQKNMFSDLPLDYVLTVNRSHINQDRGLSDILGIFIGDDRETFSRAVNLSQQNNINYFDKPIQKFVVYLDPDEFSSTWLGNKAIYRTRLAVADGGEIIIAAPGLKTIGEDEEFDRIIRKYGYINKKKAMKLTEQNEDLQENLAVAAHLIHGSPEGRFKVTYACNPEFSSEIKNVNYNHIPLNQAEDKYEIESLEPGFNEINGEKIYYIENPATGVWVYQERF